The Flavobacterium faecale genome has a segment encoding these proteins:
- the murC gene encoding UDP-N-acetylmuramate--L-alanine ligase, with amino-acid sequence MNLNQIHNVFFVGIGGIGMSALARYFKNIGKNVSGYDKTPTILTSELIENGIDIHFEDSIALIPSNFYAENTLVIITPAVPKAHSQWNYFLERNYKVLKRAEVLGLITKDTFCFAVAGTHGKTTTSSILGHILFESGADVTAFIGGIVENYNSNLIGSGKTVTVVEADEFDRSFLHLHPNIACVTSMDADHLDIYGTSDEIEKSFVEFADKIADSRNLIVTKDLPLEGITVAVNETATYSAVNVRIENSAYVFDVVTPKGTLKDFHFALPGRHNLMNALMAIAMADIYGTSTAAIASALASFKGIRRRFSYQIKTDDLVYIDDYAHHPTEINAVHQAVRELYPGKKVLAIFQPHLFSRTNDFADDFAKSLSAFDETILLEIYPARELPMEGVTSTWLMEKMESGNKKLVAKENLIAAIVESDAAIIVTIGAGDIGEMVGTIKKALNEKEN; translated from the coding sequence ATGAACTTAAATCAAATACATAATGTCTTTTTTGTTGGAATCGGAGGAATCGGTATGAGTGCATTAGCGCGATATTTTAAAAATATTGGCAAAAATGTTTCGGGTTACGATAAAACGCCAACGATTTTGACATCTGAATTAATCGAAAACGGAATCGATATTCATTTTGAAGACAGTATCGCATTAATCCCTTCTAATTTCTATGCTGAGAATACATTGGTAATTATTACACCAGCAGTTCCCAAGGCACATTCGCAATGGAACTATTTCTTGGAACGTAATTACAAAGTACTTAAACGTGCCGAAGTATTAGGGTTGATTACAAAAGATACCTTCTGCTTTGCAGTTGCGGGTACACATGGCAAGACCACAACTTCGAGCATTTTGGGACATATTTTATTCGAAAGTGGTGCAGATGTTACAGCTTTCATTGGAGGAATTGTTGAAAATTACAATTCTAATTTGATCGGAAGCGGAAAAACGGTTACTGTGGTTGAAGCAGATGAATTTGATCGTTCGTTTTTACACCTGCATCCCAACATTGCATGCGTGACGTCTATGGATGCAGATCATTTGGATATATACGGTACAAGTGATGAGATCGAAAAATCATTTGTGGAGTTTGCTGATAAAATAGCTGATAGTCGCAATTTGATTGTTACCAAAGATTTACCTCTTGAAGGAATTACAGTCGCGGTAAACGAAACGGCTACTTATAGTGCCGTCAATGTTCGAATTGAAAATAGTGCCTATGTATTTGATGTTGTTACGCCAAAAGGGACTTTGAAAGATTTTCATTTTGCATTGCCAGGACGACACAATTTGATGAATGCGTTGATGGCTATCGCTATGGCAGATATATACGGAACATCTACAGCTGCGATTGCGTCTGCATTGGCTTCTTTTAAAGGAATTAGAAGACGTTTTTCATATCAAATCAAAACGGATGATTTAGTTTATATTGACGATTACGCACATCATCCAACAGAAATTAATGCCGTGCATCAAGCGGTAAGAGAATTGTATCCTGGTAAAAAGGTTTTGGCGATTTTTCAGCCGCATTTATTTAGTAGAACAAATGACTTTGCAGATGATTTTGCAAAAAGTTTATCTGCATTTGATGAGACTATTTTGTTAGAAATATATCCCGCGAGAGAATTACCGATGGAAGGAGTTACATCTACCTGGTTGATGGAAAAGATGGAGTCAGGAAATAAAAAACTGGTTGCCAAGGAGAATTTAATAGCAGCTATTGTAGAAAGTGATGCCGCAATAATCGTAACAATTGGTGCAGGTGATATTGGAGAAATGGTGGGAACGATCAAAAAAGCATTAAATGAAAAGGAAAATTAA
- the murG gene encoding undecaprenyldiphospho-muramoylpentapeptide beta-N-acetylglucosaminyltransferase yields MKPYKFILSGGGTGGHIYPAVAIANELKLRFPNAEFLFVGAQDKMEMQKVPQAGYAIKGLWIAGLQRKITLQNMMFPIKIVDSLIKSRKIIKEFKPDVAIGTGGFASGPLLQMANSMGIPTVIQEQNSFPGITNKLLSKKASAICVAYENLERFFPSEKMILTGNPVRQDLISIDDKREEGIAHFKLDKNKKTLLVLGGSLGARRVNQLIEKELEFFLEQGIQIIWQCGKLYFEEYKKYNSAYVQVLAFVERMDLVYAAADVIISRAGASSVSELCIVGKPVIFIPSPNVAEDHQTKNAKAIVDKNGALLLKEYELDELFEVSFENLLKDTEKQKQLSQNIKLLALPNATKMIVDRIEKLLK; encoded by the coding sequence ATGAAACCCTATAAATTCATATTAAGTGGCGGAGGAACTGGAGGACATATTTATCCTGCGGTTGCGATTGCAAATGAATTAAAATTGCGTTTTCCTAATGCGGAATTCCTTTTTGTTGGGGCTCAAGATAAAATGGAAATGCAAAAAGTACCCCAAGCAGGATATGCAATCAAGGGGTTATGGATTGCTGGATTGCAGCGTAAGATAACGTTGCAAAACATGATGTTTCCGATTAAAATTGTAGATAGTCTTATCAAATCCAGAAAGATTATCAAAGAATTCAAACCCGATGTAGCCATTGGTACTGGTGGTTTTGCTAGTGGTCCTTTATTGCAAATGGCCAATTCAATGGGGATACCAACTGTGATTCAAGAGCAGAACTCGTTTCCGGGTATAACCAACAAGCTGTTGAGTAAAAAAGCTAGCGCAATATGTGTGGCGTATGAAAATCTAGAACGCTTTTTTCCATCTGAAAAAATGATTTTGACAGGCAATCCTGTTCGTCAAGATTTGATTTCGATTGATGATAAAAGAGAAGAAGGTATCGCACATTTTAAATTAGATAAAAATAAAAAAACGCTTTTGGTGCTTGGTGGTAGTCTTGGTGCTAGACGAGTAAATCAATTAATTGAGAAAGAATTAGAATTTTTCTTGGAGCAGGGTATTCAAATTATCTGGCAATGCGGAAAATTATATTTCGAAGAATATAAAAAATACAATTCGGCCTATGTTCAAGTATTGGCTTTTGTAGAGCGAATGGATCTTGTATACGCAGCTGCAGATGTGATCATATCACGTGCAGGAGCTTCATCGGTTTCAGAATTGTGCATTGTTGGGAAACCAGTGATTTTTATTCCGTCACCAAACGTAGCCGAAGATCACCAAACTAAAAATGCAAAAGCAATTGTAGACAAAAATGGTGCTCTGTTGTTGAAGGAATATGAGCTTGATGAATTGTTTGAAGTTTCTTTCGAAAATTTACTAAAGGATACCGAGAAGCAAAAGCAGCTTAGTCAAAATATAAAACTATTGGCATTGCCAAACGCTACAAAAATGATTGTAGATAGAATTGAAAAATTATTAAAATAA
- a CDS encoding FtsW/RodA/SpoVE family cell cycle protein has translation MKQYLNYLKGDKGIWSFVALLALFSFMPVFSASSNLAYLGHGTGNTLGYLLKHFGHIMCGFTIIFFVHRVPYLYFRSISKVLLPVVWVILGITMIKGTVIGGANASRWLQIPFVGISFQPSAFAALVLYVFVARYLSKKREVPIDFKESLKELWLPVGFTLVFILPSNFSTTALIFAMISILVFIGKYPLKYLMYIIGSGIVFLAFFVLLAKAFPESKFFSRVSTWESRIENFTTDKPDEDDYQIEKAKIAIASGKIYGLGPGKSVQKNFLPQSSSDFIYAIIVEEYGLVGGFGVLILYLLLLFRFVVAAHKANTLFGKLVVIGLGFPMIFQAMINMAVAVELLPVTGQTLPLISSGGTSIWMTCIALGIIIGVTKKEEEIEEEQKASAKRDEALQRMIDKHLEDEEAVAPETYSIEDTTANPMAAVANK, from the coding sequence ATGAAACAATATTTAAACTATTTAAAGGGTGATAAGGGGATTTGGTCCTTTGTAGCTTTATTGGCGTTGTTTTCGTTTATGCCTGTTTTTAGTGCCAGTAGTAATTTGGCGTATTTAGGTCATGGTACCGGAAATACATTAGGTTATTTACTCAAGCATTTTGGTCATATTATGTGTGGATTCACCATTATATTTTTTGTCCACAGAGTGCCTTATTTATATTTTAGATCCATATCCAAAGTTTTATTGCCCGTAGTATGGGTGATTTTGGGTATTACCATGATAAAAGGAACAGTTATTGGTGGAGCTAATGCAAGTCGTTGGTTGCAAATTCCATTTGTTGGTATATCATTTCAACCGTCAGCTTTTGCTGCCCTGGTTTTGTATGTTTTTGTGGCGCGGTATTTATCAAAAAAGCGAGAAGTTCCTATTGATTTTAAGGAGTCGTTAAAGGAGTTGTGGTTGCCCGTTGGGTTTACATTGGTGTTTATATTGCCATCCAATTTTTCGACAACAGCTTTAATTTTTGCCATGATTTCAATCTTGGTATTTATTGGTAAATATCCGTTGAAATATTTAATGTATATCATCGGTTCAGGAATCGTTTTTTTGGCCTTCTTTGTTTTATTAGCGAAAGCTTTTCCGGAGTCCAAATTCTTTAGCCGTGTTAGTACATGGGAAAGCAGGATAGAAAACTTTACCACAGACAAGCCAGATGAAGATGACTACCAAATCGAAAAAGCTAAGATTGCTATTGCCTCTGGTAAGATTTATGGGTTAGGACCAGGTAAAAGTGTTCAAAAGAATTTTTTACCACAATCATCCTCCGATTTTATCTATGCGATTATAGTTGAAGAATATGGCTTAGTTGGTGGTTTTGGAGTTCTGATTTTGTATTTGTTACTCTTATTCCGATTTGTAGTCGCGGCACACAAAGCCAATACGTTATTTGGAAAGTTGGTGGTAATTGGTTTGGGTTTTCCGATGATATTTCAGGCCATGATTAATATGGCAGTAGCAGTAGAATTATTGCCAGTAACAGGTCAAACGCTACCGTTGATAAGTAGTGGGGGAACCTCAATTTGGATGACTTGTATTGCCTTGGGTATTATAATTGGTGTCACCAAAAAAGAGGAAGAGATTGAAGAAGAACAAAAAGCATCAGCCAAAAGAGACGAAGCTTTGCAAAGAATGATCGATAAGCATTTGGAAGACGAAGAAGCTGTAGCACCTGAAACCTATTCGATAGAAGATACAACAGCAAACCCGATGGCAGCAGTAGCAAATAAATAA
- the murD gene encoding UDP-N-acetylmuramoyl-L-alanine--D-glutamate ligase has translation MRLVVLGGGESGVGTAILGKKKGYDVFVSDFGKIKEKYKQVLIDNEILWEDEKHTEDLVLNADVVMKSPGIPDKAPIIKKLHEKGISVISEIEFAAPFTKAVTIGITGSNGKTTTTMLTYHLLKSAGLNVGLGGNIGKSFAWQVADEEYDFYVLELSSFQLDGIVDYKPHIAVITNISPDHLDRYDYKYENYIAAKFRITMNQTEDDYLIYDADDEAIANWLQNNKTKAKLIPFSLSQTFEQGAFILNNNMEVRINQDEFKMETREIALEGKHNTKNAMASSSAANILNIRKSTIRESMSNFQGVEHRLEKVLKIQNVQYINDSKATNVNAVFFALDSMTTPTVWIVGGVDKGNDYNELMPLVREKVKAIVCLGVDNKKIIDAFGNVVDMMVEVTTMRDAVIMSQRLTERGDTVLLSPACASFDLFESYEDRGNQFKRAVQNL, from the coding sequence ATGAGGCTAGTAGTTTTAGGCGGAGGAGAAAGCGGTGTTGGTACAGCCATCTTAGGAAAGAAAAAAGGATACGATGTTTTCGTTTCTGATTTCGGAAAAATAAAAGAGAAGTACAAACAAGTTCTAATAGATAATGAAATTCTTTGGGAAGACGAAAAGCATACAGAAGATTTAGTTCTCAATGCCGATGTAGTTATGAAGAGTCCTGGGATTCCGGACAAAGCGCCAATAATTAAGAAGCTACACGAAAAAGGAATTTCAGTAATTTCTGAAATTGAATTTGCGGCTCCTTTTACCAAAGCAGTTACCATTGGGATTACCGGTAGTAACGGAAAAACGACCACAACAATGCTTACTTATCATCTGCTAAAGTCGGCAGGATTGAATGTAGGATTGGGTGGGAATATTGGTAAAAGTTTTGCTTGGCAAGTGGCCGATGAAGAGTATGATTTTTATGTGTTGGAATTAAGTAGTTTTCAGCTAGACGGAATCGTAGATTACAAACCTCACATTGCTGTGATTACCAATATTAGTCCAGATCATTTAGATCGGTACGATTACAAATACGAAAATTACATTGCTGCCAAGTTTCGAATAACAATGAATCAAACTGAGGATGATTATTTGATTTATGACGCAGATGATGAAGCAATAGCAAACTGGTTACAGAATAATAAAACAAAAGCAAAATTAATTCCTTTCTCACTGTCACAAACATTTGAACAAGGAGCCTTTATACTAAATAATAATATGGAAGTAAGAATCAATCAAGACGAGTTTAAAATGGAAACTAGAGAAATAGCGCTTGAGGGAAAACATAATACGAAAAATGCAATGGCATCAAGTTCTGCTGCAAATATTTTGAACATACGAAAATCAACAATTCGTGAAAGTATGTCAAATTTTCAAGGGGTAGAACACCGTTTGGAGAAAGTATTAAAGATTCAAAACGTACAATATATCAATGATTCAAAAGCTACCAATGTAAATGCAGTTTTCTTTGCATTAGATAGTATGACTACTCCAACGGTTTGGATAGTAGGTGGTGTTGATAAAGGAAACGATTATAATGAACTAATGCCACTTGTACGCGAAAAAGTAAAAGCAATCGTGTGTTTGGGAGTTGATAATAAAAAAATTATTGACGCCTTTGGTAACGTGGTTGATATGATGGTTGAGGTAACAACAATGCGTGATGCAGTTATCATGTCACAGCGCTTAACAGAAAGAGGAGATACCGTTTTATTATCGCCTGCTTGCGCTAGTTTTGATTTGTTCGAAAGTTATGAAGACAGAGGGAATCAATTCAAACGTGCAGTACAAAATTTATAA
- the mraY gene encoding phospho-N-acetylmuramoyl-pentapeptide-transferase, protein MLYYLFEYLNKTLDVSGTGVFQYITFRSALAFILSLLLSTIYGKRIILFLQRQQVGETVRELGLAGQNEKAGTPTMGGLIIIFATLIPVFLFAKLQNIYIVLLIVTTLWMGTIGFVDDYIKIFKKDKEGLKGIFKVFGQVGLGVIVGYVLYFSPDVVVRTDTGTRDVFAQGTENVIYPAPVEEKSTATTIPFFKNNEFDYAEVLAWTGEGYEKWAWLVFIPVVIFIITAVSNGANLTDGIDGLAAGTSAISVLALGIFTFLSGNIIFSNYLNIMYIPNSGEMTVFIAAFVGALVGFLWYNSYPASVFMGDTGSLTIGGIIAVLAIAVRKEMLIPLLCGIFLVENFSVVLQVSYFKYTKKRFGEGRRIFLMSPLHHHYQKKGYHESKIVTRFWIVAILLAILSIVTLKLR, encoded by the coding sequence ATGCTATATTATTTATTTGAATACTTAAACAAAACCTTAGATGTTTCTGGAACAGGAGTTTTTCAGTACATCACCTTTCGATCTGCTTTGGCCTTTATTTTGTCTTTGCTATTGTCTACTATTTACGGAAAAAGAATTATTCTTTTCTTACAAAGACAACAAGTAGGTGAAACGGTAAGAGAGTTGGGTTTGGCAGGTCAAAATGAAAAAGCCGGTACACCAACTATGGGTGGTTTAATTATCATATTTGCTACTTTGATTCCTGTTTTTTTGTTTGCAAAGTTGCAAAATATCTACATCGTATTACTAATTGTAACCACCTTATGGATGGGGACTATTGGCTTTGTAGATGATTATATTAAGATCTTCAAAAAAGATAAAGAAGGTTTAAAAGGAATTTTTAAAGTTTTTGGACAAGTAGGATTAGGAGTGATTGTTGGATATGTATTGTACTTCAGCCCAGATGTAGTGGTACGTACAGATACAGGTACAAGAGATGTTTTTGCACAAGGTACCGAAAACGTAATTTATCCTGCTCCAGTTGAAGAGAAATCAACAGCTACAACAATTCCGTTTTTTAAAAATAACGAATTTGATTATGCTGAGGTACTTGCATGGACAGGTGAAGGATATGAAAAATGGGCGTGGTTGGTATTTATTCCAGTAGTTATTTTTATTATCACGGCGGTTTCCAATGGAGCAAATCTTACTGATGGTATTGATGGCCTCGCTGCCGGTACCTCTGCGATATCGGTCTTGGCACTTGGTATTTTTACCTTTTTGTCTGGTAATATTATTTTTTCGAACTACCTAAACATTATGTATATACCCAACTCGGGTGAGATGACCGTGTTTATTGCGGCTTTTGTAGGTGCATTAGTTGGATTTTTATGGTACAACTCGTATCCGGCATCGGTTTTTATGGGGGATACTGGGAGTTTAACCATTGGTGGAATTATTGCAGTTCTAGCAATTGCAGTTCGAAAGGAAATGTTGATTCCGTTATTGTGCGGAATATTCTTGGTCGAAAATTTTTCAGTAGTACTGCAAGTGAGTTACTTTAAATATACCAAGAAACGATTTGGTGAAGGAAGGCGAATATTTTTGATGTCACCCTTACATCACCATTACCAAAAAAAGGGATATCATGAAAGTAAGATCGTAACTCGTTTTTGGATTGTTGCTATTCTACTCGCTATTTTATCAATTGTGACATTAAAACTAAGATAA
- a CDS encoding UDP-N-acetylmuramoyl-L-alanyl-D-glutamate--2,6-diaminopimelate ligase has protein sequence MKKVLKDILYKVAIESISGSTDVAINKLEFDSRKLEAHDVFVAIRGAVSNGHDFIQKAIDLGATVVVCDTLPTVMTAGITYVQVKDTNTALAFMAANYFEDPSKDLKLVGITGTNGKTTIASLLFQLFQKAGYKVGLISTVKIVVDQVEYKATHTTPDSITINHYLTEMIAAGVTHCFMEVSSHGIHQKRTEALHFTGGIFTNLSHDHLDYHATFAEYRDVKKSFFDNLPSTAFSITNLDDKNGAVMLQNTVSKKCTYALKSYANYRAQILENQLSGLLLKINENEVWVKLIGTFNAYNLLAIYAAAIELGMDSLEALRLLSDLESVSGRFEFIVSKDNITAIVDYAHTPDALDNVLKTINDIRTKNEQLITVVGCGGNRDVTKRPIMGGIATEFSDKAIFTADNPRNEDPEAIIVEMEKGVAAHNYKKLLTITDRKQAIKTACQLAQANDIILIAGKGHETYQEVNGVRHDFDDMKTVKEILEQLGK, from the coding sequence ATGAAGAAAGTATTAAAAGACATATTATATAAGGTAGCCATCGAATCTATTTCAGGTTCAACGGATGTTGCGATCAATAAATTGGAATTCGATTCAAGAAAATTGGAAGCTCATGATGTTTTTGTTGCTATTCGTGGTGCTGTTTCAAACGGTCACGATTTTATACAAAAAGCAATTGATCTTGGTGCTACTGTAGTTGTATGTGATACTTTGCCAACAGTTATGACCGCGGGAATAACGTATGTACAAGTAAAAGACACCAATACGGCATTGGCTTTTATGGCAGCAAATTACTTTGAAGATCCTTCAAAAGATTTAAAGCTTGTAGGTATTACTGGTACAAATGGTAAGACTACCATAGCATCTTTATTGTTTCAATTATTTCAAAAAGCAGGATATAAAGTAGGTTTGATTTCGACTGTAAAAATAGTTGTCGATCAAGTAGAATACAAAGCCACACATACTACTCCAGATTCTATCACAATCAATCATTATTTGACCGAAATGATAGCAGCGGGAGTAACGCATTGTTTTATGGAGGTGAGTTCTCATGGGATTCATCAAAAAAGAACAGAGGCTTTACATTTTACGGGTGGAATATTCACAAATCTTTCACACGATCACCTTGACTATCATGCAACGTTTGCAGAATATAGAGATGTAAAAAAATCATTCTTTGATAATTTACCTTCAACAGCCTTTTCGATCACCAATTTAGATGATAAAAATGGAGCGGTAATGTTGCAAAATACGGTTTCAAAAAAATGTACGTATGCGTTAAAATCGTATGCAAACTATAGAGCTCAAATTTTAGAAAACCAATTATCAGGTTTATTGTTGAAAATCAATGAAAATGAAGTTTGGGTAAAATTAATTGGGACTTTCAACGCTTACAATTTGTTGGCTATTTATGCTGCTGCCATTGAGTTAGGGATGGATAGCTTGGAAGCCCTGCGATTGTTGTCAGATTTAGAAAGTGTTTCAGGGCGTTTTGAATTTATTGTTTCGAAAGATAATATTACTGCCATTGTAGATTATGCTCACACACCAGATGCACTTGATAATGTTTTGAAAACAATCAATGACATTCGTACCAAAAACGAACAGCTAATTACAGTTGTAGGTTGTGGTGGAAATAGAGATGTTACAAAGCGACCAATCATGGGCGGTATTGCAACAGAATTTAGTGACAAAGCTATTTTTACAGCAGATAACCCACGTAATGAAGATCCAGAAGCGATTATTGTCGAAATGGAAAAAGGAGTTGCGGCACACAATTATAAAAAATTATTAACGATCACAGATCGCAAGCAAGCTATTAAAACAGCCTGCCAACTGGCACAAGCAAACGATATTATATTGATTGCCGGCAAAGGACACGAAACCTATCAAGAAGTTAACGGCGTGCGTCACGACTTTGATGATATGAAAACAGTTAAAGAAATTTTAGAGCAATTAGGTAAATAA
- a CDS encoding penicillin-binding protein — MAVEDKNISYRMYLVAFGIFLMAIAIAVKLTNIQWVEGDYYRKLAKERTVRNFVIPANKGNIYSSDGSLLATSIPNYAIRFDAVAPKAETFEKNVGSLADSLALMLGKPSSYYQNELRRARANNNRYYLISRDLSYTDYIKIKGFPLFKLGAYKGGIIVEQKTVREHPIGKIAERTIGYERQTGETSFEGKGIEWAYRDYLNGKDGNILKQKIAKGQWKPIRDLNEVDPQDGYDVISTIDVYIQDIAHHALLKQLEEFEADHGCVVVMETETGAVRAISNLGRAKDGSYYETTNYAVAESHEPGSTFKLVDMMALLDDKVADTSTVYDSKGGVIKYSGKSVRDSHEGGYGKISLARGFELSSNTVMVQAVYNAYKDEPSRFVNHVNSYGLNKKLNMDFKGEGRPYIPQPSNKSWSNISLPWMAFGYGVSVTPMQTLAFYNAVANNGVMVKPYFVSEIKEWNKTIKKIETEVINPRICSPETILKLKAVLKNVVKKGTGSKLYSKEFSMAGKTGTAQVNYGRDGGSGKYYASSFVGFFPADHAKYSCIVVVHKPSTKNNNYYGADVAGPVFKRIAQKIFTDVPSTNEIKNINKKIPKQESSYGAYYTSAQKKNEKVPNVKGMPGMDAVALLENLGLRVRAKGIGKVKNQSILAGQEVVKNATIALELL; from the coding sequence ATGGCAGTAGAGGACAAAAACATATCATATAGAATGTACCTAGTAGCATTTGGCATCTTTTTGATGGCGATTGCTATTGCTGTGAAATTGACTAATATTCAATGGGTAGAGGGTGATTATTATCGAAAATTAGCCAAAGAAAGAACGGTTCGTAATTTTGTAATCCCAGCCAACAAAGGAAATATTTATTCGTCTGACGGGAGTTTATTAGCAACATCGATTCCGAATTATGCCATTCGTTTTGATGCAGTTGCACCAAAAGCAGAAACTTTCGAAAAAAATGTTGGATCACTAGCAGATTCTCTGGCCTTGATGTTAGGCAAGCCAAGTAGTTATTATCAAAATGAATTGCGTCGTGCAAGAGCCAATAATAACCGTTATTATTTGATTTCTCGCGATTTGAGTTATACGGATTATATCAAAATAAAAGGTTTTCCATTGTTTAAGTTAGGTGCTTACAAAGGCGGAATTATCGTAGAACAAAAAACAGTTAGAGAACATCCAATTGGTAAAATTGCAGAACGTACGATTGGTTACGAACGTCAAACGGGGGAAACTTCTTTTGAAGGTAAAGGGATCGAATGGGCCTACCGCGATTACTTGAATGGTAAAGACGGAAATATTTTAAAACAAAAAATCGCAAAAGGGCAATGGAAACCTATTCGTGATTTGAATGAAGTAGATCCTCAAGATGGATACGATGTGATCTCAACAATAGATGTATATATTCAAGATATCGCACACCATGCTTTATTGAAGCAGTTGGAAGAATTTGAGGCCGATCACGGTTGTGTGGTGGTTATGGAAACAGAGACGGGAGCTGTTAGAGCAATTTCTAATTTAGGAAGAGCAAAAGATGGTAGTTATTATGAAACTACAAATTATGCTGTTGCTGAGTCGCACGAGCCAGGTTCTACTTTTAAACTAGTAGATATGATGGCTTTGCTAGATGATAAAGTGGCTGATACTAGTACGGTATATGACAGTAAAGGTGGTGTAATTAAATATTCGGGTAAATCGGTACGTGATTCACATGAAGGTGGTTACGGAAAAATTTCTTTGGCTCGTGGATTTGAATTGTCTTCAAACACGGTTATGGTACAAGCTGTTTATAATGCCTACAAAGATGAACCATCTCGTTTTGTTAATCATGTGAATTCATACGGATTAAACAAAAAATTGAATATGGATTTTAAAGGTGAAGGACGTCCTTATATTCCGCAACCATCAAATAAAAGTTGGTCCAATATCTCCTTGCCATGGATGGCCTTTGGATATGGTGTTTCGGTGACGCCGATGCAAACTTTGGCTTTTTATAATGCTGTTGCAAATAATGGAGTGATGGTAAAACCGTATTTCGTTTCTGAAATTAAAGAATGGAATAAAACCATCAAAAAAATAGAAACGGAAGTGATTAATCCAAGAATATGTTCGCCAGAAACTATTTTGAAACTGAAAGCAGTTTTGAAAAATGTAGTCAAAAAAGGAACAGGGTCTAAGTTGTATTCGAAAGAGTTCTCGATGGCTGGAAAAACTGGGACGGCGCAGGTTAATTATGGTAGAGACGGTGGGTCTGGTAAATATTACGCATCATCGTTTGTTGGATTCTTTCCTGCTGACCATGCAAAATATTCGTGTATCGTAGTGGTACATAAGCCAAGTACAAAAAATAATAATTATTATGGTGCCGATGTTGCAGGGCCAGTTTTTAAACGTATTGCTCAAAAAATATTCACCGATGTTCCGTCCACAAATGAGATCAAGAACATTAACAAAAAGATTCCAAAACAAGAATCAAGTTATGGTGCATACTACACTAGCGCACAAAAAAAGAATGAAAAAGTACCCAACGTCAAAGGGATGCCGGGTATGGATGCAGTTGCATTATTAGAAAATTTAGGTTTACGAGTGAGAGCAAAGGGTATTGGTAAAGTAAAAAATCAATCCATACTAGCGGGTCAAGAGGTTGTGAAAAATGCAACGATAGCGCTCGAATTATTATAG
- a CDS encoding FtsL-like putative cell division protein — protein MKKGVYSLLKAKFLIDDDSMKNWRFIVFIIILAIFMIANTQRFEQKVFKIAALTSEVKELRSEFVDRRSQLMKLRMESTVSAKMVAKEIFPSTVPPVKIKVKKEAEKGFLKKLWQ, from the coding sequence ATGAAAAAAGGAGTTTATAGTCTCTTAAAAGCTAAGTTTCTTATCGATGATGATTCGATGAAAAATTGGCGCTTTATCGTTTTTATTATCATTCTAGCAATTTTTATGATTGCGAATACACAACGATTCGAACAAAAGGTTTTTAAAATAGCCGCTCTTACTAGCGAGGTAAAAGAGTTGCGATCTGAGTTTGTAGATAGACGTTCGCAATTGATGAAGTTACGAATGGAATCGACGGTTTCAGCAAAAATGGTTGCCAAAGAAATTTTTCCTTCTACGGTACCACCAGTAAAAATAAAAGTTAAAAAAGAAGCAGAAAAAGGATTTTTGAAAAAATTATGGCAGTAG